A DNA window from Flavisolibacter ginsenosidimutans contains the following coding sequences:
- a CDS encoding group III truncated hemoglobin, whose protein sequence is MRQQDILSLDDVKQLVNTFYGKVREDETLAGIFNERIGNRWPEHLEKMYRFWQTVLLEDHTYFGAPFPPHANLPVEHLHFAKWLEIFHATVNELFVGEKAEEAKWRGSRMAEMFQIKIAHHWQTGFRTVV, encoded by the coding sequence ATGCGGCAACAAGATATTTTGAGTCTCGATGATGTAAAACAACTGGTCAATACGTTTTACGGAAAAGTAAGAGAAGACGAAACGCTGGCCGGTATTTTCAACGAACGCATTGGCAACCGCTGGCCCGAACACCTGGAGAAAATGTACCGCTTCTGGCAAACGGTTTTGCTGGAAGATCACACCTATTTTGGTGCGCCGTTTCCGCCTCACGCCAACCTTCCGGTAGAGCATTTGCATTTTGCAAAATGGCTGGAGATTTTTCACGCCACCGTTAACGAATTGTTTGTTGGCGAAAAAGCCGAAGAAGCCAAATGGCGCGGAAGCCGGATGGCCGAAATGTTTCAGATAAAAATTGCGCATCACTGGCAAACGGGCTTCAGAACCGTGGTGTAA
- a CDS encoding RNA polymerase sigma factor produces the protein MRRLASLTDNELIQSFSQGCEKAFEVLFARYKDDVRNVILHYIKDRLETEDLTQDAFLKIYTSLKRGKYNEQGKFLPWALRIARNLCMDYLRKGPQGNASQQMFNDKLFCTTTFCTAETALIETQQQRHLNVFINRLPEDQKKVVYYRYFEELSFKEIAALMNTSVNTSLGRMRYGLSHLRKQLQNHPSLLLR, from the coding sequence ATGAGAAGATTAGCAAGCTTGACCGACAACGAATTGATTCAATCTTTTAGCCAAGGCTGCGAAAAGGCTTTTGAAGTATTGTTTGCCCGTTATAAAGATGATGTGCGCAACGTGATTCTGCATTACATAAAAGACAGGCTCGAAACCGAAGACCTGACGCAAGATGCTTTTCTGAAAATTTACACATCGCTTAAACGCGGAAAGTACAACGAGCAGGGAAAGTTTTTGCCCTGGGCCTTGCGCATTGCCCGCAATCTGTGCATGGATTATCTGCGAAAAGGCCCACAGGGAAACGCGTCGCAGCAAATGTTTAACGACAAACTTTTTTGCACCACTACGTTTTGCACCGCCGAAACAGCCCTCATAGAAACGCAACAGCAACGCCACCTGAATGTTTTCATCAACCGCCTGCCCGAAGACCAAAAGAAAGTAGTTTACTACCGCTACTTTGAAGAATTAAGCTTTAAAGAAATTGCGGCGCTGATGAACACCAGCGTAAACACATCACTCGGACGAATGCGCTACGGACTTTCGCACCTGCGCAAGCAACTGCAAAATCATCCATCGCTTTTGCTGCGCTGA
- a CDS encoding DUF2249 domain-containing protein — MTINADTKIAPILKQNASALEAIVSISPKFEKLRNPLLRKLMAGRTTLAEASRLGGCSMDDFFKKLEPLGFEIDRNTNAVDGAKKPVPAFVASLKKQQVIELDVRPVISSGSDPLNVIMEKVKSVKPGDVLKIINTFEPTPLIRLLEKKGFESYVNAVNNNLIETYFHKKEASNQGEIEPAQPTASDWDNVLKKFGDKVQKIEVRHLEMPQPMLTILDALDRLENGTALYVYHKRIPVFLLPELAQRGFDYRIKEIQDGEVHLLIFKN, encoded by the coding sequence ATGACCATAAATGCCGATACCAAAATCGCTCCCATATTAAAGCAAAACGCAAGCGCATTGGAAGCCATCGTGAGCATCAGTCCCAAATTCGAAAAGCTGCGAAACCCTTTGCTGCGCAAGCTGATGGCCGGGAGAACGACGCTGGCGGAAGCATCGAGGTTGGGCGGTTGCAGCATGGATGACTTCTTCAAAAAGCTGGAGCCATTGGGTTTTGAAATCGACAGAAATACCAATGCGGTTGACGGTGCAAAAAAACCGGTTCCTGCTTTCGTTGCCTCGCTTAAAAAACAGCAAGTGATTGAACTGGATGTTCGGCCCGTTATTTCTTCGGGCAGCGATCCGCTCAACGTCATCATGGAAAAGGTAAAGAGCGTTAAACCCGGAGACGTGTTAAAGATCATCAACACATTCGAACCAACGCCCTTGATACGCCTGTTGGAGAAGAAAGGTTTTGAAAGTTATGTGAATGCCGTTAACAACAATTTGATCGAAACCTACTTTCATAAAAAAGAGGCGAGCAATCAGGGTGAAATTGAACCGGCACAACCAACGGCAAGCGATTGGGACAACGTGCTGAAAAAATTCGGTGACAAGGTTCAGAAGATAGAAGTTCGTCATCTGGAAATGCCGCAACCGATGCTCACTATTTTGGACGCACTGGACCGATTGGAAAACGGCACCGCTTTGTACGTTTATCACAAACGCATTCCCGTTTTTCTTTTGCCCGAACTGGCGCAACGCGGTTTTGATTACCGGATAAAAGAAATACAAGACGGAGAAGTGCATCTCCTCATTTTTAAAAACTAA
- the ric gene encoding iron-sulfur cluster repair di-iron protein codes for MESLFVPSLQPALKHPTILKKFDDLKSGEAFLLINDHDPIPLYYEMKAEKGEIFEWKKVEDGPEVWKVEIKKTAGETKPGQAVNEKKEEAQTDLFVLNVTLIEPRLKHPTIFKHFDALKEGEAFEILNDHDPKPLYYQLLGERGNIFTWSYIEQGPQWWRVQIKKNDLQNGETVGEIAAKDIRKAEVFKKYGIDFCCGGKKSLKQVCEEKGLDVEIVEAELENPTQPVSSANDYNRWQLDFLADYIYNQHHLYYYNELPVLKGLITKVTQHHGDNHPELKYMYSLFGQLVQELDTHFLREEKVVFPFIKALVQAKRSGSLEALNSQPSLTDPIRIMEVDHEAAGDILDEMQKLSNNYTPPADACNSYQFLYKKLKDLDEDLHQHIHLENNILFPKALKLDKELRS; via the coding sequence ATGGAGAGTTTATTTGTTCCCTCACTGCAACCTGCCTTAAAGCATCCCACCATCTTAAAGAAATTTGACGACTTAAAAAGCGGCGAAGCTTTTTTGTTGATAAACGATCACGATCCCATTCCGCTGTATTACGAGATGAAAGCCGAGAAAGGCGAAATCTTTGAATGGAAAAAAGTAGAAGACGGACCGGAAGTTTGGAAGGTGGAAATTAAAAAAACCGCCGGAGAAACGAAACCCGGCCAGGCGGTGAACGAAAAAAAGGAAGAAGCTCAAACGGATTTGTTTGTTTTGAACGTAACGCTGATTGAGCCGCGCCTAAAGCACCCAACCATCTTCAAGCATTTTGATGCTTTAAAAGAAGGTGAAGCCTTTGAGATTTTAAATGACCACGACCCGAAGCCTTTGTACTATCAATTGCTAGGGGAAAGAGGAAATATTTTTACCTGGTCATACATTGAACAAGGACCGCAGTGGTGGCGTGTTCAAATTAAAAAGAACGATTTGCAAAACGGCGAAACCGTTGGCGAAATTGCCGCCAAGGACATTCGCAAAGCCGAAGTGTTTAAAAAATACGGCATTGATTTTTGCTGCGGCGGAAAAAAATCCTTGAAGCAGGTTTGCGAAGAAAAAGGTCTGGACGTGGAGATTGTGGAAGCCGAACTGGAAAACCCAACGCAGCCCGTTTCTTCGGCCAACGATTACAACCGCTGGCAACTTGATTTTCTGGCCGACTACATTTACAACCAGCATCATCTTTACTATTACAACGAGTTGCCGGTACTGAAAGGTTTGATCACGAAAGTAACGCAGCATCACGGCGACAATCATCCCGAACTGAAGTACATGTATTCCTTGTTCGGACAATTGGTTCAGGAACTCGACACGCATTTCCTGCGCGAAGAAAAAGTGGTGTTTCCTTTCATTAAAGCGTTGGTTCAGGCAAAGCGCAGCGGAAGCCTGGAAGCGTTGAACAGCCAGCCTTCGCTCACCGATCCAATCCGCATCATGGAAGTAGACCACGAAGCCGCCGGTGATATTCTTGACGAAATGCAAAAGCTGTCCAACAATTACACGCCGCCTGCAGATGCCTGCAACAGTTACCAGTTCCTGTACAAAAAATTAAAAGACCTCGATGAAGATCTTCACCAGCACATTCATTTGGAGAACAACATTCTTTTTCCAAAAGCACTGAAGCTGGATAAAGAATTGAGATCCTAA
- a CDS encoding RrF2 family transcriptional regulator, translating to MLSHTCKTAVKAVIFLATKYEKGEKAGIKEIAEYIGASEHTVGKMLQTLVKQGVINSLKGPAGGFYLSTQQRQQPLINIVEAIDGKNIFKNCGLGLSRCSSTHPCPIHHEYKQARDITEKIFQSKKLTDLCEHVTSGMAYLFG from the coding sequence ATGTTAAGTCACACTTGCAAAACCGCGGTCAAAGCCGTTATTTTTTTGGCAACGAAGTATGAGAAGGGCGAGAAAGCCGGCATAAAAGAAATTGCCGAGTACATTGGCGCCAGCGAACACACGGTTGGCAAGATGTTGCAAACGCTGGTAAAGCAAGGCGTCATCAACAGCCTGAAAGGACCGGCGGGCGGCTTTTATCTTTCAACGCAGCAGCGGCAGCAACCGCTGATCAATATTGTGGAAGCCATTGACGGAAAAAATATTTTTAAAAATTGCGGATTAGGATTGAGCCGTTGCTCGTCCACGCATCCCTGCCCCATTCACCACGAATACAAGCAAGCAAGAGACATTACCGAAAAGATTTTTCAATCGAAGAAACTGACCGATCTGTGTGAGCATGTTACCAGCGGAATGGCGTATTTGTTTGGATAA
- a CDS encoding multicopper oxidase domain-containing protein — protein sequence MRVLTFLSCAGFLFFSCKQNGTSESDSKKVLGSPKATVTTSPNIETQKGPLAYAPNVPALQSGDTVEVKFDVDHKLFEVKKGISFTGWLFGDSLPGPILRVKVGQTVKFSMTDRSNDSSMKGMNMAMNMQPMPHSIDFHAAMVNPEDKYRSISPGETIHFTWTANYPGVFMYHCGTPMVLLHMISGMVGMVIVEPGGGFPGKVDREFAIVQNEYYLKQQGDRYAPDTSIALKKQPNFMAFNGKVGQYIIKPIHVKAGERIRLYFLNVGPNNISSFHVIGTIFDKVWLDGNPANQFVGMQAVLVGPAQGAIMEFVLPEKGRYTFVDHSFANAEMGAAGVFVAD from the coding sequence ATGCGTGTTCTAACATTTCTAAGCTGCGCAGGCTTTTTGTTTTTTTCCTGCAAGCAAAACGGCACCTCCGAAAGCGATTCGAAAAAAGTGTTGGGTTCGCCAAAAGCAACGGTCACCACAAGCCCAAATATAGAAACACAAAAAGGCCCGCTTGCCTATGCGCCAAACGTTCCGGCTTTGCAAAGCGGCGATACCGTTGAGGTAAAGTTTGATGTTGACCACAAACTCTTCGAAGTCAAAAAAGGAATTTCATTTACCGGCTGGCTTTTCGGCGACTCGCTTCCCGGGCCTATCTTAAGAGTAAAGGTTGGACAAACCGTAAAATTTTCGATGACGGACCGGTCGAACGATTCGTCAATGAAAGGCATGAACATGGCGATGAACATGCAGCCCATGCCGCATTCGATAGACTTTCACGCGGCGATGGTTAACCCCGAAGACAAGTACCGGAGCATTTCTCCGGGCGAAACCATCCACTTCACCTGGACGGCCAATTATCCCGGCGTCTTTATGTACCACTGCGGTACGCCCATGGTTTTACTGCACATGATTTCCGGCATGGTGGGCATGGTTATCGTTGAACCGGGCGGCGGCTTTCCCGGAAAAGTTGATCGTGAGTTTGCCATTGTTCAAAATGAATATTATTTAAAACAACAGGGCGACAGATACGCTCCCGACACGTCAATTGCCCTGAAAAAACAACCCAATTTTATGGCCTTCAACGGCAAGGTTGGGCAATACATCATTAAACCCATTCACGTAAAAGCAGGCGAACGCATCCGGCTTTATTTTTTGAACGTTGGCCCCAACAACATTTCCAGCTTTCACGTCATCGGAACCATTTTTGACAAGGTTTGGCTGGACGGCAATCCCGCCAACCAATTTGTGGGAATGCAAGCGGTGCTGGTCGGTCCGGCGCAGGGTGCCATCATGGAATTTGTGCTGCCTGAAAAAGGGCGATACACCTTCGTTGACCACTCCTTTGCCAATGCAGAAATGGGTGCGGCCGGCGTGTTTGTTGCCGATTAA
- a CDS encoding cytochrome C oxidase subunit I codes for MVVNTNNNLVQNTTHKVVIPFYVYAGLSFLTATVLLFLSDNAFTQHYFQPRTLAITHTMALGWGTMIILGASHQLVPVLIEAKLFSNALAYASFVLAAIGIPLLIYSFFQFQFNGIAQAGAVLINAAVVCFVLNLAASILKSKNKNVHAVFVFTASVWLLATTVMGFLLVFNFTKNILPKDSVRYLSLHAHIGLVGWFLLLVMGVGSRLIPMFLISKYDDAKTLWLIYFLVNGALISFIVLFFSAVDSFFYTVPLTAVLLALLLFANYCREAYKQRIRKQVDKQVKISLLSVAMMLLPLIFLAALIALLLFSFANTKLVLAYGFSVFFGWLTAIILGMTFKTLPFIVWNKVYHNRAGLGKTPNPKDLFSESLFQKMGLAYLAGFGLFTAGILLGNTIVLQIASVLLFITAALYNVNILKMLRHKPLIK; via the coding sequence ATGGTCGTTAACACAAATAACAACCTTGTACAAAACACCACGCACAAAGTGGTGATTCCGTTTTACGTGTACGCCGGGTTGTCGTTTTTGACGGCAACCGTTTTATTATTTCTTTCCGACAACGCTTTTACACAACATTATTTTCAGCCTCGCACATTGGCCATCACGCACACGATGGCACTCGGTTGGGGCACCATGATTATTTTGGGCGCCAGCCATCAACTTGTTCCCGTTCTCATTGAAGCAAAACTGTTCAGCAACGCACTGGCTTATGCTTCTTTCGTGCTGGCAGCCATTGGAATACCCTTGCTTATTTATTCTTTTTTTCAATTTCAATTCAACGGCATCGCACAAGCGGGAGCTGTTTTAATCAATGCTGCCGTTGTTTGCTTTGTGCTAAACCTGGCCGCAAGTATTTTAAAAAGTAAAAACAAAAACGTACACGCCGTTTTTGTTTTTACCGCATCGGTATGGCTGTTGGCAACAACGGTTATGGGCTTTCTGCTTGTGTTTAATTTCACAAAGAACATCTTGCCGAAAGACTCGGTGCGTTATCTTTCGCTTCACGCACACATCGGGCTAGTTGGTTGGTTTTTGTTGTTGGTAATGGGCGTTGGCTCGCGGTTGATTCCCATGTTCCTCATTTCAAAATACGATGACGCCAAAACGCTTTGGCTGATTTATTTTTTGGTGAACGGAGCGTTGATAAGCTTTATCGTTCTTTTCTTTTCCGCAGTAGATTCTTTTTTTTATACCGTGCCGCTTACGGCTGTTTTGCTGGCTTTGCTTCTGTTTGCCAATTATTGCCGCGAGGCTTACAAACAGCGCATCCGCAAGCAAGTGGACAAGCAGGTAAAAATTTCTTTGCTCTCCGTAGCCATGATGCTGCTGCCCTTAATTTTTTTGGCGGCGTTGATTGCATTGCTTCTGTTTTCGTTTGCCAACACAAAGCTGGTGCTTGCTTACGGCTTTTCGGTTTTCTTTGGCTGGCTTACCGCCATCATTTTGGGCATGACGTTTAAAACACTTCCGTTTATTGTTTGGAACAAAGTCTATCACAACAGAGCCGGATTGGGAAAAACGCCAAATCCGAAAGACCTTTTCAGCGAAAGCCTGTTTCAGAAAATGGGTCTTGCTTACCTGGCGGGATTTGGTTTGTTCACTGCGGGAATTTTGCTTGGCAACACAATTGTTTTGCAGATAGCAAGCGTTTTATTGTTTATCACAGCGGCTTTGTACAACGTGAATATTTTAAAAATGCTTCGACACAAACCTTTAATCAAATGA
- a CDS encoding MFS transporter, with amino-acid sequence MASSSHTAAPSALYRGTDKLILGIVLAVITFWLFAQTTLNIAPVIGADIKISHNVNSLAVSITALFSGIFIVIAGGLADKIGRVKITYLGLLLNIVGSSLLVVSPSGTAAFLLAGRILLGLSAACIMPATLALCRLIFKAKNASGPLVFGPLALGAARVFALCLADLLPPPLAGAGFLFSLFLWPSSVICYCVEHPKAKQKVPPKNRLTGRDWLLL; translated from the coding sequence ATGGCATCTTCCAGTCACACGGCCGCACCATCCGCACTCTACCGCGGCACAGACAAATTGATTTTAGGAATTGTTTTAGCGGTCATTACCTTTTGGCTGTTTGCACAAACCACGTTGAATATTGCGCCGGTAATAGGCGCCGATATAAAGATCAGCCACAACGTCAACAGTCTTGCGGTAAGCATTACCGCCTTGTTCTCCGGAATTTTTATTGTGATAGCCGGCGGACTGGCCGATAAAATCGGGCGGGTGAAAATTACCTACCTCGGTCTGCTGCTGAACATTGTCGGTTCTTCGCTCCTTGTTGTTTCGCCTTCAGGCACCGCTGCATTTCTGTTGGCCGGACGTATTTTGCTAGGACTTTCGGCCGCTTGCATCATGCCGGCAACTCTCGCTTTATGCAGGCTTATTTTCAAGGCAAAGAACGCCAGCGGGCCCTTAGTTTTTGGTCCATTGGCTCTTGGGGCGGCTCGGGTCTTTGCTCTTTGTTTGGCGGATTTGTTGCCACCACCATTGGCTGGCGCTGGATTTTTGTTTTCTCTATTCTTGTGGCCATCATCAGTTATTTGTTATTGCGTGGAACACCCGAAAGCAAAGCAAAAAGTACCGCCAAAAAATCGTTTGACTGGGCGGGACTGGTTGCTTTTATAA
- a CDS encoding metal-sulfur cluster assembly factor — protein sequence MNEVITNNPKKRDEALAALHQVIDPEIGLNIVDLGLLYQIDFDEGNKIVFISMTLTTQFCPMGDSIRSNAGQAMQQAFPDYTIDIDLVFDPPWSPERISEQGQEFLNR from the coding sequence ATGAACGAAGTCATCACCAACAACCCGAAGAAACGCGACGAAGCCCTGGCAGCCCTGCATCAGGTGATTGATCCGGAGATTGGCTTAAACATCGTTGACCTCGGCCTGCTTTATCAAATTGATTTTGACGAAGGGAACAAAATCGTTTTCATTTCCATGACGCTAACCACGCAGTTTTGCCCGATGGGCGACAGCATTCGCAGCAACGCCGGGCAAGCCATGCAGCAAGCCTTTCCCGATTACACAATAGACATTGACCTTGTGTTTGATCCGCCGTGGAGTCCGGAGCGCATATCGGAGCAGGGACAAGAATTTTTAAACCGTTAA
- a CDS encoding M20 family metallopeptidase, whose product MDTAHIKNVNNELDGFVDKLLPELEEIYKDIHRNPELSMQESRTSKIAADYLTKYKYEVTTEVGAHGVVGLLKNGEGPVVMLRADMDALPVTETTGLPYASTKVARDEEGKEVGVSHVCGHDLHVTWLMGAARLFSEHRDQWKGTLMAIFQPGEEVGRGAQSMIDDGMMKRFPKPDIILGQHVMVGEAGTVGYRSGAILSAGNSIKVKLFGRGAHGSYPQTSIDPVIMAAATAMRLQTIVSREIAPTETAVLTIGALQAGTKENIIPEDATLKLNIRTFNDAVKDHILSAVKRICCAECAASNAPKDPEFTDLDSYPLTENDAEATVKVAAAFKAEFGDKAYETGPASASEDFSVFGRSWSVPYVFWFVGGTDPKTYLEAKAHNNINAIPSNHSPKFAPVIHPTLKTGLQAMMTAALAWFD is encoded by the coding sequence ATGGACACCGCTCACATCAAAAACGTCAACAATGAATTGGACGGCTTCGTTGACAAGCTGCTTCCCGAACTGGAAGAAATTTACAAAGACATCCACCGCAACCCGGAGTTGTCCATGCAGGAGTCCCGGACCTCTAAAATTGCCGCGGATTATTTGACCAAGTACAAGTATGAAGTGACCACGGAGGTGGGGGCACACGGCGTAGTGGGCCTGTTGAAAAACGGCGAAGGGCCTGTGGTGATGCTGCGGGCCGACATGGATGCGCTTCCGGTTACCGAAACTACCGGGCTGCCTTATGCCAGCACGAAAGTAGCCCGGGACGAAGAAGGCAAAGAAGTCGGCGTGTCGCATGTATGCGGCCACGATCTGCACGTAACCTGGCTGATGGGCGCCGCCCGGTTATTTTCGGAACACAGGGATCAATGGAAAGGAACGCTGATGGCCATTTTTCAGCCCGGTGAAGAAGTTGGCCGCGGCGCGCAAAGCATGATAGACGACGGTATGATGAAGCGTTTTCCCAAGCCGGACATTATTTTGGGGCAGCACGTCATGGTAGGCGAAGCCGGTACAGTGGGGTACCGCAGCGGCGCCATTCTTTCTGCCGGCAATAGCATTAAGGTGAAGCTTTTTGGCCGCGGTGCGCACGGCTCTTATCCCCAAACCTCCATAGACCCGGTTATTATGGCCGCCGCTACCGCCATGCGGCTGCAAACCATTGTTTCCCGCGAGATTGCGCCAACCGAAACGGCGGTACTGACCATAGGCGCCTTGCAGGCCGGCACAAAAGAAAACATCATTCCGGAAGACGCTACTTTAAAACTAAATATCCGCACGTTCAATGATGCGGTGAAGGATCATATTCTTTCTGCTGTGAAACGCATCTGTTGTGCAGAATGTGCGGCATCCAACGCACCAAAAGACCCGGAATTCACGGACCTTGACTCTTACCCGCTCACTGAAAACGACGCCGAGGCCACGGTAAAAGTCGCGGCCGCCTTTAAGGCGGAGTTTGGCGACAAAGCTTACGAAACCGGCCCTGCTTCTGCCAGCGAAGACTTCAGTGTTTTTGGCAGAAGTTGGAGTGTGCCGTATGTCTTTTGGTTCGTGGGTGGAACCGATCCAAAAACCTATCTGGAAGCCAAGGCACACAACAACATAAATGCCATCCCCAGCAATCATTCGCCTAAGTTTGCGCCGGTAATTCATCCCACTTTAAAAACAGGTTTGCAGGCAATGATGACAGCCGCCCTGGCATGGTTTGACTAA
- a CDS encoding MFS transporter: protein MLVAIISYLLLRGTPESKAKSTAKKSFDWAGLVAFIIALLALNIVIAQGASLGWLSAAVLIGCALFIVSGIAFFRIETKSKNAFVDLSMFNNKTFSGATLSNFLLNGAAGTLLVSLALVQQEAGLSSFQSGLITVGYLAAILSTIRVGEKLLQKWGPRKPMLLGCYITGLGILLTSFTFLLAKEYIVVAFIGFTLFGVGLGFYATPSTDAAVSNVPGNKAGSASGIYKMASSLGAALGVAISAAIFYGLSKMQSPPPMADLFMGRTDNVGIRYAATIGLLFNVFMVVIAIVAIWLTVSKNGTKNGAKEQT from the coding sequence ATTCTTGTGGCCATCATCAGTTATTTGTTATTGCGTGGAACACCCGAAAGCAAAGCAAAAAGTACCGCCAAAAAATCGTTTGACTGGGCGGGACTGGTTGCTTTTATAATTGCCCTGCTGGCTCTGAACATTGTCATTGCGCAAGGGGCAAGCCTTGGCTGGCTGAGTGCCGCGGTCTTGATTGGCTGCGCCCTCTTTATCGTTTCCGGTATTGCTTTCTTCCGCATTGAAACAAAAAGTAAAAATGCCTTTGTTGATTTGTCGATGTTTAACAACAAAACTTTTTCAGGAGCAACGCTGTCTAATTTTTTGCTTAACGGAGCGGCCGGAACGCTGCTTGTTTCCCTGGCGCTGGTACAACAGGAGGCCGGTTTATCTTCTTTCCAGTCGGGCTTAATTACGGTGGGTTATTTGGCAGCCATACTCAGTACCATTCGTGTGGGAGAAAAACTGCTTCAAAAATGGGGACCGAGAAAACCGATGCTGCTGGGTTGTTACATCACCGGGCTGGGCATCCTTCTTACCAGTTTCACCTTCCTACTGGCGAAAGAGTACATTGTTGTGGCATTTATCGGTTTCACCTTGTTTGGGGTCGGACTGGGCTTTTATGCCACACCCTCTACCGATGCGGCAGTGAGCAATGTACCGGGCAACAAGGCCGGGTCGGCATCCGGTATTTACAAGATGGCTTCATCGCTTGGCGCGGCTTTGGGTGTGGCCATTTCTGCCGCTATTTTTTACGGGTTGAGCAAGATGCAAAGCCCGCCGCCGATGGCGGATCTATTCATGGGAAGAACGGACAACGTTGGCATACGGTATGCAGCCACTATTGGTCTGCTGTTTAACGTGTTTATGGTTGTGATAGCCATTGTCGCCATCTGGCTAACGGTGTCCAAAAACGGCACTAAAAATGGGGCGAAAGAACAAACCTGA
- a CDS encoding trimeric intracellular cation channel family protein, with protein MEKLHSLYNFLDVAGTFAFAISGATAARQRNLDLFGICAIAFVVACGGGITRDLCIGAIPPTGLTTWYYLATAMTAAAMTVGFYSVVQRMNRPVILFDAIGLSLFAVTGAQKALAYGHNGEVAVLLGITTAVGGGVLRDVLLNRVPVILEREIYASAALIGALFVVAGNYLKWMPNDWISVIGLLTCFTLRMLALRYRWNLPGSSENKTGPDK; from the coding sequence ATGGAAAAGCTGCATTCACTCTACAATTTTCTTGACGTAGCCGGAACGTTTGCCTTTGCCATTAGCGGCGCCACGGCTGCAAGGCAACGCAACCTTGACTTGTTCGGCATTTGTGCCATTGCGTTCGTTGTCGCCTGCGGCGGGGGCATCACCCGTGATCTTTGTATTGGGGCAATCCCGCCTACAGGTCTAACCACCTGGTACTACCTGGCCACGGCCATGACAGCGGCCGCTATGACGGTTGGCTTCTATTCCGTGGTACAACGGATGAATCGTCCGGTAATCCTTTTCGATGCCATTGGCCTTTCGCTGTTTGCAGTAACCGGCGCACAAAAAGCCCTGGCCTATGGGCACAATGGCGAGGTGGCCGTTCTTTTGGGCATTACTACCGCCGTTGGCGGCGGCGTTTTGCGGGATGTTTTGCTGAACCGCGTTCCCGTTATTTTAGAAAGAGAGATTTATGCATCGGCGGCACTGATCGGGGCTTTGTTTGTGGTTGCCGGAAATTATCTGAAATGGATGCCGAACGACTGGATTTCCGTTATTGGCTTACTCACCTGTTTCACTTTACGCATGTTGGCGCTCCGCTATCGTTGGAACCTACCGGGTTCTTCCGAAAATAAAACCGGGCCGGATAAATGA